From the Topomyia yanbarensis strain Yona2022 unplaced genomic scaffold, ASM3024719v1 HiC_scaffold_490, whole genome shotgun sequence genome, the window GTTCGAGTTTGGTGAACCATCGCACAAGTTCGCACAGAAAGTTTCGCGGTCTACAATTATTATGACTTGACTCCTGCTATTCAttaagaatatttttttgttagatgaattattttaataaataaataaattgttttttacaaaacattgtttaaattgttttttacaAAACAGCATCATTTAGCATACCGCTTGAAAGGTCTATTTTTCTTTCCATAATCACAAATCGACTGAAACATGACAGCCAGCTAATTTTTTAGTACCGAAAGttccaaaaaaaatggattttttgctACAAAACGAAATTTTGGAGGtattcaacatttttcaaacaatttctTGTATTGCATTTGATGCGCCCTACAAGCTATACTAGGTCTCTCGAAAAGTTCAAACTTTAGCACCGTGttaatattaaatttcaaataaaatggGAACAGTCATCACGAGATGTTTCTTGACTTCGCGGGACGCATCGACATCATTGGCATTGATCGCAGAGAAGATCTTgggttgacagaatcgaggatGTTCCGTTGATACGCTCTAATTTTTGACATTTCCCTTGCGAAAACAGATATACAATACACCTAGATACTCTCAGTATTCGGAGGGTCTGCTCTCGAACCCTATTCGTCTCGGACATACTGTCTGCCAAAATAGATTGCTCTACAACTTTCGAACACCAGGAGTTTTTAACAGAGTTGCCACCGCGTTTGACTTCGGCATGACGAGAAATATAATTAAAGCCAAGTTTTAGTCTATCTTTATGTGTAACTAGTCTAAATAACCACCATTTgaccaaggggtctgttggtgtagacaaataaaaaattacaaacatACTGCCATCGGGAGGTTGATAAAACACGGCAGACGACAGTGGGCTGGACGTGTAACGAGAATACCGGAAAAGAGATCAGATTAAATTCTACTCAGCATCTCTGCTGAGTCTGGAAGGTCAGATTCCGCACTCGCAGTCTATGTGCAATAGAGGAAGATGTGCGTCGGGCGTTCCAGGAGACCGGGAAAAGCGGCCCAAAATCGATTAACCGTGAAATATGAAACTCATTCGTTCATGATCCGGCACACCTGGATTGTTCGGCCACGAACTAAGGAGAAAAGCATTTTTGAATAGTTGTTAGCCTTCGCATGGTTCTTTTCTGTGAGCGTAATTCAGGGAGCTCTTCTTCTAACAACTGATTAGGTTCTTCCATGTGTGTGATGTTTATGATTGTGTTGATCTGGCGATAAAAGTAGAAtggattcgttttacaaatcatgtGATGGTGCCCATGATCTGGActagttagaaatttttcagcgCAATAGAATataaggcattgcgtttcaaccagatttttttttaatttgaaatgtgaCAAGCCAAGAAGGTGATGAATAGATTGTTCCAGTGATAATGGATGCCCTATATAGGACCATCAGCTAGTCACGCGAAGCCAAGTTGTTCTACATTGTTTAATCGAATTCAATTCGCAATCGTTCGAATCCATCGTAATATGGCTGATTACAATTCTTTCTATGAGAATGGCATTTCAATTGACAGACAAAAAAATGTATCCTAAAGATACATAGAAATTAATTGGTTGATGATTATATTACTCTAAAAAGGAAAATTCGGATATATTAATACTGCCATCATGTTTTTAGAAACAATTAAATTCTTCTAAAGATTGCTACAAACTTGTCGCCGTTGTTGCGAGTTACCTTTTTACCTTCCTCACTACTGTCCAGCAACTTTTCCGACAAAATATCCTCCTTCACCTCAGCGTCACTCAACCGTTCAAAAGATGGATGCCGTGTGATGTGTGCGCACATCCATTCATGCAAATCCTTCACATCGGTCACCGTATAAATCAAACCTCCCGCTCGCAGTACATAACTATACTCACTGAGTAGCGCAGCGTTAATAATTCTCCATTTGTGTTTTGCCTTTTTGAAGTGAGGATCCGGATAAAGGAAAAACATCTTCTCCAACTGTCCTTTTCGGAAATAGTTTACCAAGTACTTCATCGCATTCGTTCGAATGCACGCAATGTTCCCGTATTTACCTTCGTGCAGTTTTCGTAACGCCTCAATGCGGTCCATCACATAGTCGGATACTTTGACCCGGATTTCCATCCCAAGTGCAAATTTTTCCGGATACAGCTCACCCAACGTGACTAGAAAACCACCATATCCGCAACCGATATCGGCAAATTCCACCCGACGATCGCCAATCGTTGGATAATGTTGGCTCCAGTCGTAATCATCCGGACGGACGGGGCTTAATAGTGGAAAAAGCATTTTATTGTTGGTACACAAAAAACGGTATTGAAAACTTACTAATCGAAACTGTGATCAGCAATGGGATTGGAGTGAGCCCGCTGTCGATAGAAGCGCTTCTGAGGCAGTTTCACCGGGGGTTTGCTGGAGTCATCAACTTCCATTGTTGAGCATCAGGAATGCGATATCTTTTCAGAAATTCTAGCGTTTATTGTACGCACtattcaaaaattacaaaaatacgaaacttatgtggttttcgtttgaagcgaaactgagtcagttcctaaccccaactgctgtcaaaatgtatgaactgacagcagttggggttagaacctgactcagtttcaggttcaagcgaaatcgccattataAAAGCTGTTTACTTTTGTTTCCATCTGTCAAAACACGTGCTATTGATGGGAATGTGGGAACGAACACCCAAAAAACTAACTTAGGGTAAGGAGCCCATTTCAATCTCAttgttattttttcgttatagagcagcgtctgcaattctcgacaaacatatgattacggcctaaaagccaactgttaaaatccacttttaatggaaattccggacaaaccgttacatgccaatcacagatgttggtagtaaacgaaagagaaaagttttctctttcataaattgttgtgaactgtgttcagctagtaacgatttgtccggaatttccattgaaagtggattttgacagttggcttttaggccgtaatcatatgtttgtcgagaatttttgTTCAACGCTTTGACTAAAATCGAAAACTATATACCAACCCTAATAAACGTATGAtataagagcctaacgacctgttcagagtATCATCCAaataatatgtggaatcgttgcattatatgggttaaagttcatgtataattattttttattaggaaACATGTAGTCTTCGCCAggggtgccaaccttccagatttataTGGATTCTTCCAGATATTTAAGCGTCatccagacatacagatttttgtttgtctgatccagatttcaaggaatttgtccagatttatccagacaattTGAATAATAAGTTACAAGAATACATAGTTGATTATTAAACCACTTTTTGAGCTACaacttttcaaaacaaaactttttagaaAAGCTGGAAACACACCATACCctaattttttcgccaaaagttCGTTAATATTGTCGAAGCGTCGTGAATTGCGGGAACATACAAATATGTTTCATTAATAAATTGCAACGTTTATAGCTCTCTCAAAAAAATTTAGGCCATCCGGACAATtccagattttttcaaaaaacattgcagattttttggaaaaactttTGGCATCCCTGGTCTTCGCTAAAATATCTGATCAGAAATTACCAAAATAGAGCATTTCTCATAGGGTtgaaataggctcattacctcGTTTGAGAAATACTGGTAGCGACGTCTAGTGACAACGGTTGTACCAAATTAGCTCCACCCCTACACTGAAGAAAATCTGCCTTGGAATTCAATAAGAACGATTTATGGCGTTcataaagacgctgaatccctctggataaagactcgccatctctatcttattcttattatttatcagtaagtgtcattccagtcgagcacgagacctgtcaaaagccctcattccgaagaaaatcgcttcgaatccttctggaacgagggccattgacaggtctcgtgctcaaTTGGAATGATGCTGACAGATAAAtgctcgacaaacatatgattacggcctaaaagccaactgtcaaaatccactttgattggaaattccggacaaaccgttacacgccaatcacaaatgttggtagtaaacgaaagagaaaaattttctctttcataaactcttGTGAACCGTGTTCGACTAGtagcggtttgtccggaatttccattcaaagtggattttgacagttggcttttaggccgtaatcatatgtttgtcgagaatggTAAACAAATGATTAACATGTCGAGtttttatccagagggattcagcgtctttaggcGTTCAGACAAGAATAATAAATGGAATTTataaattcaatattaattcttcaaaagggctaatgagatttttgtaaacgaacctatttcgctcattatccccacagagaacagacgtccattttCATCactcaacttgtgtaaaatctctaacggtttcgaaggtagttgggatatccaaaccaggtgcgctactgtcatcaagttttttgtggctgagttcgacagaattgacagcggttattcatTTACCCAGTCAAACGattctggaaccggttcggacttccagcatgaattctagCTCAAatacatcaaccgatagagtcggaatcggttgttttctttgagcaagattccatactgaatccattcaggatttcgaacaggttccggaatggatttaacggatagttgggataggttggtgtggcggcgctagtgtttatcgtatattaattcaaatgtttacacacgttttttaaatatttttgttcgatcatggatgtctgttctctgtgttatcCTGCTGACaagttgaatttcaaaaaaatacacatgaatcccTTGATAGAATCAATTTAAAATGTTTTCTGTCtttaaattataacaaattaagagaaatcagcaaatcaaccgtttgtttacaaatcctATTAGctctattcaaaagttgataagGAGTTTATCTTATTATTGAATTATCCATCGTGTTTTAATACATTCAATTGTGAAAATACACTTTTAAATGTAATTCTGGAGTTATTCACCAAATATAGATCATGATGAATGAATTAAAGGGAAACTGTTCTATTAAATGTTAAAATGCGTGCTTTGATATTCGTCGACATTTCGCAGCAAAGTGCATCTAGACAGTGAGATTGAATCACAGACTAAAAGGCATAACACTATAAGAAAGTTCCTCTAAAATATCGATCCGcccattttcccagaacactataGCTCCGCCTTTTATACACGATCCCAAACACCCATTTGCTAGTGTTATCTTTCAGGCAtggaaacaatttttcactagtggtctactgcccataacagcataagagtcccatgttgaaaaacagcaagccgagaaaaacgctgttcaagattgtcccatccattgagccaaatggatgggacaaccatgttttggtatttttttttgatattttctgaacaaacccggtaatcttatttgtgcagtgtgattcagtggtgatacagaatacaatccaacggataactcattttcgacaaaaatccacatgggactcttatgcgtttatgggcagtCTATCTCCcacatgcttgttcatatgtcagtggcgccatcatCGCAAATGCGGCCACGGTCCCAactacaaaaatatttaaaataacgatgcattgttttcgagtgtctgttagtctgtgattgaATGATTGTTAAATTGATTATAATAAAGTACAAGGCAGTCGCTacgtttgttccagtaccagaagaaactggaagtactccgcaGAAAATCGTCCTGTACTCTCTTCacctcttttttcttcttctggtagcaaactggagtttgctaccagaagaagaaaatttttttgcattttttgctcctgtttactccggagtgacttccatCTACCGGAACAAACCtactaattatatgcacaatTGATTTAAAATGAGTTGTGTTCGGACAATATAGAACACACGTCAGCACGctaacccagtaaagttcagccggaaaatgagccggaattctgacTGGCTctagttatttttttctatagATTCCTTTGACACGGCACAATACgatagcacaactgagccgtagATTATCTGTAAGTGTCGGTgactgcttgttagagttggttGCAGTAGATGAGTTTTAACTAGTTGCttgggcgcatgtttttccgtagtaggctgtatggttacaaaattggcatgttggggtctgcccgagATATGTGATCagtgttgtttgcttataggttacgccatccttcggtgatatgcattcgatagtcatgtaagaagctATTGGTTTAGTCGCTGTGAGGATGCAAACAAACGCCGTGGGGAAAACcgctgaaaaaatttctccaagtgtcattcgtaatagattccacttaTTGTGACATAATTCGTTCGATGTAAACTACTTTAGTGCGCAGTGCCCGATCATGGATACGAACATACACCATTTAATTTTCCATATACACAAAGATATTGATTCTGATGTTATTCAATTCgtcctcgtgttgcatgttgttctttgcaatgaatttcAGCACAGGCAGAATGTGCTAGTATAGTATTGAAAACAATCTTTAGCGTCTTCATTTGAGGGATCACCCACTAGCAATTGAGTGTTTATAACCGTTTATAAAAAGTGGAGCTAGCATTCTGGtaaaatttgaaggaatttcTATATAGTGTTATGTTTGCATGCTAGCTACTGTAACTTAAGGCccatttcttcaccctcgctttacttttaaaaaaggttcaccagtacgtttaaccCTGGCTTAAGCACTAagtgagggtgaagaaatcggcccttagtgaAGTGGGACTACGAGCTAACAACACTATCAGAAAAACGAATAGTACCAACTCGGAGAAGAAACCCTGCGAGAGTGGTTGTGAAGAGATGTAGATCAAGTTGGTAGGCATCTCACGCCCCATTAGAAGctgatatttgcagcagacctatGTTAACCAGTCATACAATGAGCAATAAACAGTTTCCGATTTTTTGGAACCCACGACCTGACTGCatcggattttttttctttcgatccatttcgcaaaacaaagcgtaactaatttttattcatatatttaaacaattttccaccagtttttttttttgctttgacaCATTCAATActagttttttttgtattttttatcgcttttttcattttgttaaaAATTCTTACAAAAAGCTAGCGAGTGAAGAAAAACCGGATTCTCTTCCAGTTGgtaatttcaaatgtaattttTCGTGTTTGGAAGTTTCCGGTAAGTTCCCTGCAAGTGGAACCACATACAGTTTGCCACTCGAACGAAGAACATCAAGCTGTTTCAACTCGTGTAGTTTATCGGTTCCTCACTTGATATTTCTATGCTTCGTACGtaagtatgtgtgtgtgtgtagctGTGCTTCATGTTCGGCAGGTCAAAAAACAAGAACTTTTTTGCGCGCATTCGAATGaaaatttcttctttttttttgttgtagATGCGGAGTCTGTCTCTTTCATTTCTATCTATGTTTCTTTTGTTAATAATCTACGTGGCCTAGTAATTGAGTTTCGCATTTTCATCGAGTTTGGTTTGCTTGATGTTAAATTAGTACAATGGTTGACTGGTTTGCGCTGCTATGGAAAATCGTAACGCGGGACAATGCAAATTGTGTTACATCCATttcttaattttgttttttatgttttccaTCGTTAATGTCTAAGATACAGAGTGTAACAACATTTAATTATTTTgtcttatttttgcatttttttaccATTTGTGCACGATGGGAAGGAAAAATTAGACATAGGTTCGTTCAAATACTGGTCAAACAGGAAGGACAAATGGAGTTTGCTAAATGACGATTCATACATTTGtctgtcttttaattttttttttcagaacaaCTAGCAGAACGCTCGCAAAAAATCGAGAGAAAGGAGAGAAAACGATTTTAAACTGGGGTTTggcgtttatttttattactctTTAATTTTAAACCGACATTTTGGTTGTTTCAAGACACGAATTTACAACTTGTTTGGTTTATCTGTTTTTTATCGATAGTACATGTCATTTGTTTTTCATTACTATAACTACTAATGggctttttttaaactttgaaacgaattcgctcaaagtatgaatattatttttatcGATTCCCTTTAACTGCTATTAGGAAAAATGGCCTTTGACTTGTTTGTCATATTCGATCAAATGTCGATCGCTAGTTTCTACCATCTTCGTCTATTCGTTTGCTCGTTTACTTCGTTGAGGTTCTTGGAAACTGCTGGGATGGCAATGATAATCACACCTATCAGTAATATAAGGGGAGAACAGAACAGTGTGCATCGGTTCAATTTCAATACTAGTTATTTTCTCGTGTATTCAAACCCAATTCAGGTGTTTTTGGTGTGTGAGTATTTAGcgtcattttattcgtttctgaTTTCGCTTTAGCGGCTGGGAACTCTTCAATTCCGCTACACTGAGGTCGAACGAGGGAAGTTACGGTTTTGTCAGATGGGTTACGTTACAATCGGGATCACTGTTCGTATTATTTTCGCGGTCATATTTTCCAGTGTGTGCGTATTCTTTCTCAACTTTCTAATTTTGATTACGACATCACGATACACGTGTTATGCTACGCTTGCTTCGTtcttaattttgttaaaaaagctACGAAAAATACAGATGGCGGCGGTCACTCACACTACTGCAGAACTGTATTTTGGCTAACGTTACGTGTCCTCTCACTATCCCTTTTTTAGGtttctgtttttatttaatttgtaCAACATTTTAGTTGGGGTGTATGTGTGCATTTGTGGGGTTCGTGTCTAGATTAAGTCTGCCCGTGTTCCTTCCGATGTGCGAATTTGATAACGGTAATGTGTGCAAAAGGTTACTTGCTTCAAATTTCTGTTCATTATTATGATTCCGCACACAACACGAATATTTCGATCCATAGCACATTACTGCAACCAAAGCCGCACATCCTGTTTTCAACGCTGCTCAGTCCACCATTCTCTTTTCAGTACAAATTCCAATTGCCGTTCAGCATATGCATATTTTGCTACAGTGTAGTGTAGTTTCCCTTTCCTTCCAAATATTCATGTTTGTTTCTAGAGGTATCACATTGACTGATAAAATAATCAAACTGTATCGTGATGCTGTGTTCCATTCCAAATTTTCAACCGACGACTGTTTATACACATCTACACATTTAACACAACTCTGCATGCTGCATATTAGAGTACAACATAATACTTTGTTcataagtgtttttttttttattttgttttgtttcatgtAATTGAATCGTTCCAACACTTCTTCGCTTGCCTCCTCGATGTCTTTTAATTTATTTGGTGAGCATTGGTGAATCAGTTTTACCCTTGTTCGTTCTTGTTCTGTAGATGCTTCGAACCTAACTGTGATTTGGTCATTCGTTCTGTTCACGTTTGTCTTGTTTGtccatttttgttaaaattataTTTCTATCTAAAGAAGAGCGATTCGTGTTCCACGTCTCCCCTATCCAGCCGTTGCATCATTTGCCTTTCTAGTGGATTTATTGTTTATCGCTAAAGCAATTAAAATATACACGCTAATTTGataaaactatttaaaataaaatcaaacaaataaacaatacaTAAAAAGCGCATCTTTTACACACTGTCTCACTTTTAGCGTCTAttcttgttgtttttgttgttgttgttgttgttgtatgTTTTGTAAGTAAATGCTTGAAAATAATACATATAATAGATTTATTTGTTTCGGCATAGTTTAGTCACCATAATTGCTACAGACTTTCTGTTTGGGGAAGGAATGAAGTTAGTTTagtgtttgttttttttctctagATTGAAATCATTGTTTGTTGGCTGTTTTTCATTTGTTAAAATGTTTTGCGTTCTAGTCATTCATGTTGCAGTTCGATAAGTTGTTGATTGGTTAGACTATTCGTTGACTGATAGAGATGAGATTCTATCAAGATGGCACGTTTTGTTAGTTCGCGGAGTCGATGAAAAATTGTGAAACATAGAAGGCTTGAATTGTCAGAGGAGCTTCGCATATTGCTTCAAGTTTTCAAATATTTAGTTTGACTAGAGTCTATTGGTTTTATGActtattcagaaaataaatttaccgtTTCTTTGTAAAGTTGGTCTTTCAAAGGCAAAGGTTTGGATGATTAAGTTTCCGTTATTATCGCTTGACGGTATACTCAGGACAGTAGCGTGGTCTTTTGGTATCCTAGGTTATTACCCATATTGTGTACCCCTTGGTGTTTAACTTGGCATTCTTTTTCAGATCGAATTTGTTGTACCTTGGTATGACGCGGTTATTCTGGCCTATATCATAAATTATTTTTACATTGTTTAGATAGCAGATCAAGATTTCTTACCGTCACAAGGATTAAGGAAGCACAGGGGATTCAGCTGGGCTGGCTGATTTTCCTACTGTACTTCGATGACGCGAACCATTCACGGTACGCCTATGTGGACGATCCGAAATGTTTTTATTCGAACTGAACCCAGCTTTGAAGGAAACTTTGAA encodes:
- the LOC131695686 gene encoding tRNA (guanine-N(7)-)-methyltransferase, which encodes MEVDDSSKPPVKLPQKRFYRQRAHSNPIADHSFDYPVRPDDYDWSQHYPTIGDRRVEFADIGCGYGGFLVTLGELYPEKFALGMEIRVKVSDYVMDRIEALRKLHEGKYGNIACIRTNAMKYLVNYFRKGQLEKMFFLYPDPHFKKAKHKWRIINAALLSEYSYVLRAGGLIYTVTDVKDLHEWMCAHITRHPSFERLSDAEVKEDILSEKLLDSSEEGKKVTRNNGDKFVAIFRRI